In Anopheles gambiae chromosome 2, idAnoGambNW_F1_1, whole genome shotgun sequence, a single window of DNA contains:
- the LOC133391798 gene encoding chitotriosidase-1-like, whose protein sequence is MTRFVPLWSILLVAACSLLAAVESREVVCYYGTWAVYRQNGGGFDINNINPALCTQLVYAFFDVGPDGSIVPSDATVASGQYNMLAKFSDLKQRYPALKTIAAVGGWSETDKFTPMATNAQRRATFVRSAVALLQKYRFDGLDVDWEYPTDKGVFVQLLRDLAAAFAPSKYLLTVAVGGTSFEAINRYDIPAIASIVNFINLMTYDLQGDYGVTRHQAALYPGSAALDNSDYKRALNAEAVITYWLSKGAPASKLNLGIPLYGRTFKLANPVVNGVGAPVSGVGTKGPITQEEGILAYYEICSSPTLTRKQYDPAQVGAFASGGGEWVSYDSVESIGQKCNVIAKYGLGGGMVWAIDMDDFAGKCGSKFPLMTALNNCVNKNGGVAPTPAPTPAPTTARPATATTARQVVTTTTTKPVTPGSGVFVCPRDGYFRDPRNCAKFYRCYDGGRQALFDCPSGLYFNEAITACDWPYNVKC, encoded by the exons ATGACTCGCTTTGTTCCGCTGTGGTCAATTCTACTGGTGGCTGCCTGTTCCCTGCTGGCAGCAGTCGAAAGCA GAGAAGTCGTGTGCTACTACGGAACATGGGCCGTGTACCGTCAGAACGGTGGAGGTTTCGATATCAATAATATCAATCCTGCACTGTGCACGCAGCTCGTCTACGCGTTCTTCGACGTCGGTCCGGACGGTTCGATTGTCCCCTCGGATGCAACCGTCGCCAGTGGGCAGTACAATATGCTGGCGAAGTTTAGCGATCTGAAACAGAGGTATCCCGCCCTGAAAACGATAGCCGCCGTCGGTGGTTGGTCAGAGACCGACAAGTTCACCCCGATGGCCACCAATGCTCAGCGACGTGCAACGTTCGTCCGGAGTGCGGTAGCTTTACTGCAAAAGTATCGTTTCGACGGTTTGGACGTCGATTGGGAGTATCCCACTGATAAGGGCGTCTTTGTGCAGCTTTTAAGGGATCTGGCGGCCGCTTTCGCACCGAGCAAGTATCTGCTAACGGTGGCTGTTGGTGGTACCAGCTTCGAAGCCATCAATCGGTACGATATTCCGGCCATAGCGAGCATCGTCAACTTCATCAACCTGATGACGTACGACCTGCAGGGGGATTATGGCGTCACTCGACACCAAGCCGCCCTCTACCCGGGATCGGCCGCACTGGACAATTCGGACTATAAGCGTGCGCTGAACGCGGAAGCTGTGATTACCTATTGGCTGAGTAAGGGTGCGCCTGCAAGCAAACTCAACTTGGGCATCCCATTGTATGGACGTACCTTCAAGCTGGCCAACCCAGTCGTGAACGGTGTCGGTGCACCGGTCAGTGGTGTCGGCACTAAAGGTCCAATCACGCAGGAAGAAGGGATACTCGCCTACTACGAAATTTGTTCATCTCCCACGTTGACCCGCAAGCAGTACGACCCGGCACAGGTGGGCGCGTTCGCATCCGGTGGCGGTGAGTGGGTCAGCTACGATAGTGTGGAAAGTATTGGGCAAAAGTGTAACGTGATTGCAAAGTACGGCCTCGGCGGTGGTATGGTGTGGGCGATCGATATGGACGATTTTGCCGGCAAATGTGGCTCCAAATTTCCGCTGATGACTGCACTGAATAACTGTGTGAACAAAAATGGGGGAGTTGCTCCAACTCCTGCTCCAACTCCTGCTCCAACGACAGCACGCCCTGCTACGGCCACGACCGCTCGACAGGTAGTTACCACGACAACCACCAAACCCGTCACACCCGGTTCCGGCGTATTCGTTTGTCCCCGTGACGGTTACTTCCGCGATCCGCGGAATTGCGCCAAGTTCTACAGATGTTATGACGGTGGTCGACAAGCGTTGTTCGATTGTCCGAGTGGATTGTACTTCAACGAAGCTATCACTGCATGCGATTGGCCTTACAATGTTAAATGTTAA
- the LOC1276047 gene encoding uncharacterized protein LOC1276047: MKIILAALVLALFGTVCSSYAIDCTDVWDEESIAEMMEDDRKYEEWLRAGHHHDAVYGEEEHDVHHEQNDDAGQAESSEEDEDAHVQDGEHGQHGEATNVPHAAEKHRHQRDAPLLAEEQPVAGQLLEEEPSDLETAETHLFRPVFRYKSQYTERRRVRAPNGGGDANFAPTQS; this comes from the exons ATGAAGATT ATTTTGGCAGCTTTGGTGCTGGCGTTGTTCGGGACGGTATGCAGCAGCTACGCCATCGACTGTACGGATGTGTGGGATGAGGAGAGCATTGCTGAGATGATGGAGGATGATAGAAAGTACGAGGAATGGCTTCGAGCTGGTCACCACCATGATGCTGTGTATGGGGAGGAGGAACATGATGTTCATCATGAGCAGAACGACGACGCCGGTCAGGCAGAGTCAAGCGAAGAGGATGAGGATGCGCATGTACAGGATGGTGAACACGGTCAGCACGGTGAAGCGACGAACGTGCCACACGCCGCAGAAAAGCACAGGCATCAGCGTGATGCACCGCTGTTAGCTGAGGAACAACCAGTTGCCGGTCAGCTGTTGGAGGAAGAACCGTCCGACCTGGAAACCGCCGAAACGCATCTCTTCCGACCGGTGTTCCGGTACAAGTCGCAGTACACGGAAAGACGTCGAGTGCGAGCGCCGAACGGTGGCGGAGATGCCAATTTTGCACCTACTCAATCATAA
- the LOC133391623 gene encoding myosin-6-like: MDSTPKCQLCNRPEEEQATMEKCCLCTKWEHAECAGLFVEIKDPASRYVCSKCKVKQETTAAKFRDDRDTASLKPSVRSKKGSVASTKRSERIAQGSVPSTLLSVNVEEQFKLVEEEKRLREREIEEKRELKRRENAELARQLEEKRKLAEEESLLRERELKAEAEMNALETSVRRESLEKKRELLLQQSRASNMGSQESYCEKVVCWLRKSEEMPGEKEREKAVSRASSMLMNLQPFVTSSARKRTNEKTMVEERVKEQLDLSGRQIAARHVLGKEVSYFSGDPEDWPLFFSTFEETSQTCGFSNAENLIRLQRCLKGNALELVKDQLTLKENVPDILETLKMIYGKPSLLIRSLLNKIRCMSPPRPDRMRTVIEFGLSVKALTNHMRAAKLNAHLNNPTLLEELEEKLPGDMKLNWAAYQEEKAIEGLEGFSDYVSQLAKRACAVTNDLHEIARIGERRKKHTVALNTHVRMNVEDETPNERSTSSYRPPSATQRRQCAVCQREGHRVYECEQFKAADVDERWKFVNTKSLCRTCLNNHGKWPCKSWQGCGVDGCRLKHHQLLHPTVATDEAVSACASHTNEVNAISPLFRILPVTLHHDNTSLTIYAFVDEGSSYSLIDETIAQKLNVHGKKNTIDPTVDRTSDKERARLRNNTPANIRER, from the coding sequence ATGGACAGCACACCGAAGTGCCAGCTGTGCAACCGACCCGAAGAAGAGCAAGCCACGAtggaaaaatgctgcttgtGTACGAAATGGGAGCATGCTGAGTGTGCAGGACTGTTCGTGGAGATCAAAGATCCAGCATCGAGGTATGTATGCTCGAAGTGCAAAGTGAAGCAGGAAACCACAGCTGCTAAATTTCGTGACGATCGGGACACAGCCAGTTTAAAGCCTTCAGTGCGGTCCAAGAAAGGGTCAGTGGCTTCTACTAAAAGGAGCGAGAGGATTGCGCAAGGAAGTGTACCTTCCACTCTTCTCTCAGTGAACGTGGAAGAGCAGTTTAAGCTGGTTGAAGAAGAGAAACGCTTAAGAGAACGCGAAATAGAAGAGAAGCGAGAGCTGAAACGCCGCGAGAATGCAGAGTTAGCCCGCCAACtagaggaaaagagaaaacTGGCCGAGGAAGAAAGTCTTCTTCGGGAGAGAGAGCTTAAAGCCGAAGCGGAGATGAACGCTCTCGAAACCAGCGTACGTCGTGAATCACTCGAGAAAAAGCGCGAGCTGCTGTTGCAACAATCTCGCGCCAGCAACATGGGTTCACAGGAGAGCTATTGTGAGAAGGTAGTGTGCTGGCTTAGAAAGAGTGAAGAAATGCCTGGAGAAAAGGAAAGGGAGAAAGCTGTCTCTCGCGCCAGCTCGATGCTAATGAATTTACAGCCTTTTGTAACATCGAGTGCCAGAAAGAGAACGAACGAAAAGACCATGGTGGAGGAACGAGTGAAAGAACAATTGGATCTATCAGGGAGACAGATAGCCGCACGTCACGTACTTGGTAAAGAAGTTTCCTACTTTAGTGGTGACCCGGAAGATTGGCCGCTATTTTTTAGTACCTTCGAAGAAACATCGCAAACTTGTGGGTTTAGTAATGCGGAAAATTTAATACGGCTACAAAGATGCCTCAAAGGAAACGCGCTCGAGCTAGTGAAAGATCAACTTACGCTGAAAGAGAATGTGCCCGATATACTCGAAACGCTCAAAATGATATATGGTAAACCGAGCCTACTTATTCGTTCGCTCCTTAACAAAATCCGCTGCATGTCACCGCCGAGACCGGATAGAATGAGAACAGTGATAGAATTTGGTTTATCGGTAAAAGCTCTGACTAATCATATGAGAGCAGCTAAACTAAACGCGCATCTAAATAACCCAACTCTATTGGAAGAGCTCGAAGAAAAATTACCAGGTGATATGAAGTTGAATTGGGCCGCCTATCAAGAAGAAAAGGCAATAGAAGGGCTAGAAGGCTTTAGTGATTATGTCTCACAACTGGCAAAACGTGCATGTGCAGTTACGAATGACCTACACGAAATAGCTAGAAtaggagaaagaagaaaaaaacatacggTCGCCTTAAACACACACGTAAGAATGAATGTTGAAGATGAAACACCGAACGAAAGGTCAACGTCCTCATATCGTCCTCCTAGTGCAACACAAAGGAGACAATGTGCAGTATGCCAACGTGAAGGTCATCGTGTTTACGAATGCGAGCAGTTCAAAGCCGCCGATGTGGATGAACGTTGGAAATTTGTAAATACCAAGTCACTATGCAGGACGTGTCTAAATAACCATGGTAAATGGCCTTGTAAATCCTGGCAAGGTTGCGGGGTGGATGGATGTCGCCTGAAACACCACCAGTTGCTCCATCCAACAGTAGCAACCGATGAAGCCGTAAGCGCATGCGCATCACACACAAATGAGGTAAATGCTATAAGTCCATTATTCAGAATACTACCCGTTACCCTGCACCATGATAATACTTCACTAACAATTTATGCATTCGTAGATGAGGGCTCGTCATACTCATTAATCGATGAAACGATAGCCCAAAAGTTGAACGTgcatggcaaaaaaaacaccattgaCCCTACAGTGGACAGGACAagtgacaaggaaagagcccGGCTCAGAAATAATACGCCTGCAAATATCCGGGAGAGATAA